AAGACAATGTTCACCTAAAATTTAGCTTGATTGACTTATCTTTGCAAAAAAATAAAAAAGCATGATATATTCCAATTTCCATACCCACAGCATATATTCTGACGGTAAAGCCGAAATGAAAGCCTATTGCGAAAAAGCTATTGAACTTGGATTTCATTCTTTAGGATTTTCAGATCATGCTCCCGTTAAATTTGACAACTCATTTTCTATTCCTATAGAAAAGCTTGAGGAATACTTTCAGCAGGTGGAGTTAATGAAAGAAACATATAAAGATAAGCTCCATATCTTCACTTCTTTAGAAGCCGATTTCATCCCTGGAAAATCCTATGACTTCGATTTCTTTCGCCAAAAAGCCAAAATGGATTATATCATTGGTAGCATTCACTTGGTTTATCATAAAACTAAAGATTTAACATGGTTTATTGATGGTGGAGATCAACAAATTTGGGACAAAGGATTGGCAGATATATTTGATGGCGATATCAAAAAAGGAGTTACATGTTTCTACGAGCAAAACATAGAAATGATAGAGGAGCATAAGCCTGAAGTGGTGGGCCATTTGGATAAGATTAAGATGCACAACAAAGAGCGCCTTTTTAGTACTAAAGACAAATGGTATCAAGATTTAGTAGAAGCTTGTTTAACGAGCATGAAACGTCAGGGTTCCATTTTGGAAGTCAATACCAGAGGGATATACAAAGGCCGTTGTCAAGAGTTATTCCCATCTCCTGAGGTTGCTTTAAAAGCCCAAAAGATGGCTATCCCCATATTACTTAGCTCCGATGCGCATCATCCCGACGAACTCAATGGCGCCTACGATTCTGTTATTGAAACTTTGAAAAATTCTGGAATTAAAGAATTGGTGGAGTTCAGTATCGATGGCTGGAAATCCAATCCACTTGTATAATATTTGTCTCTACAATACGAAAACATTGTAGAGATCAGCGCAAATTTCATTTTCAATTGTAGGCGCTCTGTTCTAATTCTTCTATATTTGCATTAAACAAAACAATTCACATGTCACTTATAAAGATCAGTTCTGCTTTTGATAGTGGAAGCATAGAAGTTATAGAAGCTCAAAACCCTCAAAATATTCAATTGAACTTAAGAAAAGATACCAATGCTGAATTTATGCAATGGTTCTATTTCAGAATTCAAGAAGTTCAGGGCATGGATTTAAAAATAGACATCCTTAATGCGTCTGAAGCTAGCTATCCAGAAGGGTGGGAAGATTACCAAGCTGTGGTTTCTTATGATAGAATCACTTGGTTTAGAGTTCCTACTTCTTACGATGGAAAAAAGCTGACCATTGAGTTTATGCCTGAGTTCAACAGCATGTTTGTGGCGTATTTTGCTCCTTATACTCACGACCAGCATTTGAATTTGGTTAGTTCTGTTCAAATGATGCCTTATGCTTTTGTGGAGCATATTGGAAAAACGGTGGAAGGTAGAGATATCGACATGATTGTATTGGGAGATGATACCGATGAAACCAAAAAGAAAGTTTGGATGATTGCTCGCCAACATCCTGGCGAAAGTATGGCAGAATGGTTTGTTGAAGGATTCATGGAGCGAATGCTAGATTCTAATGATGCCTTGGTGCGTCAGCTATTAGATGAAGCTGTTTTTTATATCATCCCCAATGTGAATCCTGATGGTAGCATTGCTGGAAATTTAAGAGCCAATGCAGCGGGAGAAAACCTAAATAGAGCATGGGGAAATCCAGATCCAGTAACCATGCCCGAGGTATATCATATTCTTCAAAATATGGAGTGGACTGGGGTTGATTTAATGCTCGATATTCATGGCGATGAAGGATTGCCTTATAATTTCATTTCTTCTATTGAAGGAATCCCTAGTTTCGATGCCTATTTGAAAGAGCAATTAGATACTTTTAAAGAAACTTGGATGACTACTAACCCAGACTTCCAAGATGAACATGCCTACCCTATTAATGATCCTGGCCAAGCCAATTTAAATATTTGCTCAAAAGCCATTGGAGAAAAATTCAAATGTCTTTCTTTAACCCTAGAAATGCCATTTAAGGATAATGCGGATTATCCAGATCCAATATTCGGATGGAGCCCAGAGCGTTCAAAAAATCTTGGTGCTAGTATTCTCCATCCCATAGCCGCTGTATTGCCTAAGATTATTAAAAAAGAAGACCCAAATCAATAATCATGAAAGCTTATTTTATTGTTTTCATCCTCTTTCTTGGAGTGAGTGTTTATTCTCAAGATATAAAACCTAAAACATCCTCAGAAGCCAAGAAAGAGCTCTTATTCTTCTCCAATGATGGCTGCGGAAAGTGTTCCGTAGCTCAGAATTATTTTGAAACACACGATATGCCTTTTACTAAATATGCGGTAAAAGAAAACAGACCTATGATGTATCAATACATCAATAAAAAACCGAGGCAAAAAAAAGCAGGAGTAGGTTATCCAGTTTTAGTTTATGGCGACAGTGTCTATTTTAGTATCAGCAATATAAACTCAACACTTAAAGAGATTAAAAAAATGATGAACGCTGATGGTTTATTAGAAACAAAGGAAGCACAATAGATGATCAAAAAGCTGATATCATTTGTTTTCTTTTTGCTTTTGTGGAACCATTCCTTTTCACAAGAATATCATTATGATTTTAATAAAAATTGCGAAAAGGCTTATGAAAAGCTCTTGTTTCTGCAATTGGACAGCGCCGAATTTTATATAGATAAAGAAGTAAAAGCTAAGCCCAATAACCTCATTCCTGTTCTGCTTTCTAATTATCAGGATTTTTTAAAAATCGTTTTAGAGGAGGATCAAAAACTATTTGAGGAGCTCTCCGATGAGAAAAAGAGAAGATTGAGTCTTTGGAAAAAAGGTCCTAAGGAGAGTCCCTGGTTTTTATCGGGACAAGCGCAAATCAAGTTGCAGTGGGCATTTTCGCGGGTTTTGTTCGACGAGTATTTTATTGCTGCTACAGAAATCAATAGCGCTTATCATCTGCTAGAAGAAAATAAGAAACTTTATCCAGAATTTTTAGCCGATAATATGGGGATTGGCATTTTACATGCCATGATTGGCGTAGTTCCCGACCAATACCAATGGGCCATGGAAATGCTTGGTTTATATGGAACCATTGACCAAGGTCTGGCAGAAATCAAAAAGCAAATCGAAAGCAAACCCAACCATATTTTTAGTCAAGAAGCCTTATTCTATTATACTTTCGCCCGACTCAATCTACAATCTGACACCACTCGTATTACCGAGTTACTAAATTACTATTACACGAAACCTTATGCCAGCTTTGCTCAAAACAGTCCCCTCCTACATTTTTCTATGGCTGTGGTTTTGCTAAAGAAAGATAACGACCAAGCAATAGCCCATTTATTAAACCCGCCAGAAGTTTTAGAAACTCGATTCTATTATCCTAGCTTTCTTTTGGGCCAAGCTTATCTCTATCAACTTAATCCCAAATCCGATTCTGTATTGATTGAATATATTGAAAGTTATCCGGGTAAAAATTATAAAAAAACAGCTTATCAACGTTTAGCATGGAGTAGATTTATACAAGGCGATACTGCAGCATATTATGCTCATATGAGGAGTCTGATAACGGAAGGCGCTAGCCTGTTAGATTCAGATAAGTCTGCCCAGAAAGAAGCCAAAACAGCACAAGAAAAGGATTTACCCCACCTCCAATTACTTCGCTGTCGATTACAATTCGATGGACATTATTATAAAGGCGCTTTAAAGGAGTTGGACAAGGTCAATATCTATCTTTTAAGTAAAGATCAATTACTAGAATATCATTATAGAAAAGCTAGAGTTTATCACGAAATGGGAAGTTTCCCTGAAGCTTTTAAAGCCTATGTATTGGCATTAGAAGAAGGTAAAAACAGTGAAAGATATTTCGCTGCTAATGCCGCTTTAAAAATGGGAGAAATGGCCGAGGAACTAGAAGAGTTCAAAAGAGCGGAGGATTATTATGAGCAATGCCTAGAATTGGATTTTTCAGAATATAGAAGAGGAATTAGGGCAAAGGCAAAAGCAGGTGTTCAAAGGGTAGAAAATAAATGATTTAGCGATACAATGATTTAATAGCTTGAGCATTCCAATCAATGAACGAATGAAACAATAATTGATTTCTTGAATCCTTTAAGTCGATTTGTTTATTTTTCCATTTCCCTCATCCTACCATTTCTACATTCTATCATTAAACCTAAGAATAAATAGTAGCCAAAATCTTACGAGGACCACCCTGATCTCGAAATTCACAAAGATAAATTCCCTGCCAAATACCTAAAGCCAAACGAGAATTGTGAATGGGGATATTTAAAGAAACACCCACCAAACTACTCTTAATATGTGCAGGCATATCATCCGCTCCCTCAAAAATATGAACATAATCGGGGTCGT
This Lentimicrobium sp. L6 DNA region includes the following protein-coding sequences:
- a CDS encoding M14-type cytosolic carboxypeptidase; this encodes MSLIKISSAFDSGSIEVIEAQNPQNIQLNLRKDTNAEFMQWFYFRIQEVQGMDLKIDILNASEASYPEGWEDYQAVVSYDRITWFRVPTSYDGKKLTIEFMPEFNSMFVAYFAPYTHDQHLNLVSSVQMMPYAFVEHIGKTVEGRDIDMIVLGDDTDETKKKVWMIARQHPGESMAEWFVEGFMERMLDSNDALVRQLLDEAVFYIIPNVNPDGSIAGNLRANAAGENLNRAWGNPDPVTMPEVYHILQNMEWTGVDLMLDIHGDEGLPYNFISSIEGIPSFDAYLKEQLDTFKETWMTTNPDFQDEHAYPINDPGQANLNICSKAIGEKFKCLSLTLEMPFKDNADYPDPIFGWSPERSKNLGASILHPIAAVLPKIIKKEDPNQ
- a CDS encoding histidinol-phosphatase; protein product: MIYSNFHTHSIYSDGKAEMKAYCEKAIELGFHSLGFSDHAPVKFDNSFSIPIEKLEEYFQQVELMKETYKDKLHIFTSLEADFIPGKSYDFDFFRQKAKMDYIIGSIHLVYHKTKDLTWFIDGGDQQIWDKGLADIFDGDIKKGVTCFYEQNIEMIEEHKPEVVGHLDKIKMHNKERLFSTKDKWYQDLVEACLTSMKRQGSILEVNTRGIYKGRCQELFPSPEVALKAQKMAIPILLSSDAHHPDELNGAYDSVIETLKNSGIKELVEFSIDGWKSNPLV
- a CDS encoding tetratricopeptide repeat protein, whose protein sequence is MIKKLISFVFFLLLWNHSFSQEYHYDFNKNCEKAYEKLLFLQLDSAEFYIDKEVKAKPNNLIPVLLSNYQDFLKIVLEEDQKLFEELSDEKKRRLSLWKKGPKESPWFLSGQAQIKLQWAFSRVLFDEYFIAATEINSAYHLLEENKKLYPEFLADNMGIGILHAMIGVVPDQYQWAMEMLGLYGTIDQGLAEIKKQIESKPNHIFSQEALFYYTFARLNLQSDTTRITELLNYYYTKPYASFAQNSPLLHFSMAVVLLKKDNDQAIAHLLNPPEVLETRFYYPSFLLGQAYLYQLNPKSDSVLIEYIESYPGKNYKKTAYQRLAWSRFIQGDTAAYYAHMRSLITEGASLLDSDKSAQKEAKTAQEKDLPHLQLLRCRLQFDGHYYKGALKELDKVNIYLLSKDQLLEYHYRKARVYHEMGSFPEAFKAYVLALEEGKNSERYFAANAALKMGEMAEELEEFKRAEDYYEQCLELDFSEYRRGIRAKAKAGVQRVENK